One Faecalispora anaeroviscerum genomic window carries:
- a CDS encoding HPr family phosphocarrier protein — MCVKEVLVQNQVGLHARPATFFIQKANEFKSSIWVEKEERRVNAKSLLGVLSLGIVGGTDIRIIADGSDEQDAVDNLVALVESGFAE; from the coding sequence ATGTGTGTGAAAGAAGTATTGGTTCAGAATCAGGTAGGATTACATGCTCGTCCGGCTACCTTTTTTATTCAGAAGGCTAACGAATTTAAGTCTTCGATCTGGGTGGAAAAAGAGGAGCGCCGCGTCAACGCGAAGAGCCTGTTAGGCGTATTGTCTTTGGGGATTGTTGGCGGTACCGATATTCGCATCATCGCTGATGGTTCCGATGAGCAGGATGCTGTCGATAACCTGGTTGCGCTGGTGGAATCCGGCTTTGCGGAGTAA
- the trmD gene encoding tRNA (guanosine(37)-N1)-methyltransferase TrmD produces the protein MRIDLLTLFPDMCETVMAESIVGRARKKGALQVCCHQIRNYAYDKHSRVDDCPFGGGMGMLLMAEPIAECIDDLVRHLGKKPHFVYMSPQGTVLTQQKMKELAKHENIAILCGHYEGIDERIIDRYVDEQISAGDYVLTGGELPALILADGVSRLIPGVLADDSCFEEESHFSGLLEYPQYTRPADWRGQQVPEVLLSGHHANIGKWRREQSLLRTWKNRPDLLKTAHLDEKDKRFLASFCDKAFNSSANESK, from the coding sequence ATGAGGATTGATCTTTTGACCCTGTTCCCCGACATGTGCGAAACGGTGATGGCCGAAAGCATTGTGGGCCGGGCCCGTAAAAAAGGCGCGCTTCAGGTGTGCTGTCATCAAATCCGCAATTATGCCTACGACAAGCACTCCCGTGTGGATGACTGTCCGTTCGGCGGGGGGATGGGAATGCTGCTGATGGCGGAACCGATTGCAGAGTGCATCGACGACTTGGTGCGCCACCTGGGGAAAAAGCCGCATTTTGTGTATATGTCGCCGCAGGGTACCGTGCTGACGCAGCAGAAAATGAAGGAACTGGCCAAACACGAGAATATCGCGATTTTGTGCGGCCATTACGAAGGCATCGACGAACGGATTATCGATCGCTATGTGGATGAGCAGATCTCCGCGGGTGATTACGTTCTGACCGGCGGTGAGCTGCCGGCGCTGATTCTTGCGGATGGCGTCAGCCGCCTGATTCCCGGCGTGCTTGCCGACGATTCCTGCTTTGAGGAAGAAAGTCATTTCAGCGGATTGCTGGAGTACCCGCAGTATACGCGCCCAGCCGACTGGCGCGGCCAGCAGGTGCCGGAGGTGCTGCTTTCGGGGCATCATGCTAATATCGGCAAATGGCGAAGAGAGCAGTCTTTGCTGCGAACTTGGAAGAATCGCCCCGATCTGCTCAAAACAGCGCATTTAGATGAAAAGGACAAACGCTTCCTTGCTTCATTTTGTGATAAAGCCTTTAATTCTTCCGCGAACGAATCAAAATAG
- the rimM gene encoding ribosome maturation factor RimM (Essential for efficient processing of 16S rRNA): MLQQYLEAGRIVGTHGLKGELRIEPWCDSAEFLSQFRTLYWDPNGSSAVRVLSGRVHKRLLLAYLEGVTSATQGDTLRGRVLYLSRADVTLPKGIWFVQDLLDLTVVDYDTGKEYGKLTDILKTGANDVYQITSKEGKTYLVPSIPQVVLERNPEGGVVKIRPIKGIFEDED; the protein is encoded by the coding sequence ATGCTGCAGCAATATTTGGAAGCGGGAAGAATCGTGGGGACGCATGGGTTAAAGGGTGAGCTTCGTATCGAACCCTGGTGCGATTCCGCGGAGTTTTTATCTCAGTTCCGCACGCTGTATTGGGACCCGAACGGCAGCTCTGCGGTAAGGGTGCTTTCCGGCCGGGTGCATAAGCGCCTGCTTCTTGCGTACCTGGAGGGTGTTACCTCGGCTACACAGGGCGATACGCTGCGCGGGCGGGTGCTTTACCTTAGCCGTGCGGATGTAACGCTGCCGAAGGGAATCTGGTTTGTGCAGGACTTGCTTGACCTGACGGTTGTGGATTACGACACCGGCAAGGAGTATGGCAAACTGACAGATATTCTCAAAACCGGGGCGAACGACGTATACCAGATCACCTCAAAGGAGGGGAAAACGTATCTCGTTCCCTCTATTCCGCAGGTGGTTCTGGAGCGCAACCCGGAGGGCGGGGTTGTAAAAATCAGACCAATCAAGGGGATTTTTGAAGATGAGGATTGA
- a CDS encoding KH domain-containing protein, producing MEKLLVTIAQGLVEHPEAVAVQVDEPSEDGSVVYHLHVAEDDMGRVIGKQGRIAKAIRVVMRAAATRTNDKVSVEID from the coding sequence ATGGAGAAATTACTGGTTACGATCGCCCAGGGGCTCGTTGAGCATCCCGAGGCCGTTGCCGTGCAGGTGGACGAGCCGTCTGAAGACGGATCCGTCGTATATCATCTGCATGTAGCGGAGGATGACATGGGCCGGGTGATCGGCAAGCAGGGGCGTATTGCCAAAGCCATCCGCGTGGTAATGCGTGCCGCAGCAACCCGCACCAATGACAAGGTTTCTGTCGAGATCGACTGA
- the rpsP gene encoding 30S ribosomal protein S16: MAVKIRLRRMGAKKAPFYRIVVADSRFPRDGRFIEEIGYYNPMEEPSVVKVDAEKAKKWMSNGAQPTDTVKALFKKHGVI, from the coding sequence ATGGCAGTAAAGATCAGATTGCGCAGAATGGGCGCTAAGAAAGCTCCCTTTTATCGTATTGTGGTAGCGGATTCCCGCTTCCCCCGCGATGGCCGCTTCATTGAGGAGATTGGCTATTACAATCCCATGGAGGAGCCCTCTGTTGTGAAGGTAGATGCAGAAAAGGCGAAGAAATGGATGTCTAACGGCGCTCAGCCCACCGATACTGTGAAAGCACTGTTCAAGAAGCACGGAGTGATTTAA
- the ffh gene encoding signal recognition particle protein, with translation MAFEGLAEKLSTAFKNLKSKGKLTEADVKAAMREVRLALLEADVNYKVAKDFTNKVTERAIGTQVMESLTPAQMVIKIVDEELTELMGGQQSRLNEASKPPTIVMLCGLQGAGKTTHAGKLAAMLKKQGRRPMLVACDIYRPAAIKQLQVVGSQAGVPVFEQGSTKPVEICRAAVRHARDYGNDILILDTAGRLQIDEELMNELKELKSALEPQEILLVVDSMTGQEAVNVAKTFDDLLDISGVILTKLDGDTRGGAALSVRAVTGKPIKYAGIGEKLTDLEVFHPDRMASRILGMGDVLTLIEDVQQSIDKKTAEQTARKMMQNKMDLNDLLDQFNQMKKMGPLKSVLSKLPGIDKQIKDVDIDERIMDRSAAIILSMTPEERENPTVINPSRKRRIAAGCGMKVEDVNRLLKQFEQMQKMMKQVKGMKKKKRFPGMPGMPGPGSMPF, from the coding sequence GTGGCGTTTGAAGGATTGGCGGAAAAGCTCAGCACCGCCTTTAAAAATCTGAAATCCAAAGGGAAGCTGACCGAAGCCGACGTTAAAGCCGCCATGCGCGAGGTTCGCCTCGCATTGCTGGAAGCCGACGTCAACTACAAGGTTGCAAAAGATTTTACCAATAAGGTGACCGAACGCGCCATCGGTACGCAGGTGATGGAAAGCCTGACTCCGGCGCAGATGGTTATTAAGATTGTAGATGAAGAACTCACTGAGCTGATGGGTGGGCAGCAGTCTCGCCTAAATGAAGCGTCAAAACCGCCCACGATTGTGATGCTGTGCGGTCTGCAGGGTGCCGGTAAAACGACCCACGCGGGTAAGCTGGCTGCCATGCTGAAAAAGCAGGGGCGCCGCCCCATGCTGGTGGCGTGCGATATTTACCGCCCCGCCGCGATCAAGCAGCTGCAGGTGGTCGGTTCTCAGGCCGGGGTTCCCGTGTTTGAGCAGGGCAGCACAAAGCCGGTGGAGATTTGCCGCGCTGCGGTGCGCCATGCCAGAGACTACGGCAACGATATCCTGATTCTCGATACCGCCGGTCGTCTGCAAATTGACGAAGAGCTGATGAACGAGCTCAAAGAACTCAAGAGCGCACTCGAGCCGCAGGAAATTCTTCTGGTGGTCGACTCCATGACCGGTCAGGAAGCGGTGAACGTTGCAAAAACCTTTGACGATCTTCTTGATATTTCGGGTGTGATCCTCACAAAGCTCGACGGCGATACCCGAGGCGGCGCGGCGCTTTCTGTGCGCGCGGTCACCGGTAAGCCCATCAAATACGCGGGCATCGGCGAAAAGCTGACGGATCTGGAGGTATTCCACCCCGACCGAATGGCCTCCCGTATTCTGGGGATGGGCGACGTGCTGACGCTGATTGAGGACGTTCAGCAGAGCATCGATAAAAAAACGGCGGAACAAACCGCCCGCAAAATGATGCAGAACAAAATGGATCTGAACGACCTGCTTGATCAGTTTAATCAGATGAAAAAGATGGGCCCGCTCAAATCTGTGCTGTCGAAGCTCCCGGGCATAGATAAGCAGATTAAAGACGTGGACATCGACGAGCGCATCATGGATCGTTCCGCCGCAATCATTCTTTCGATGACGCCGGAGGAACGTGAGAATCCCACTGTGATCAACCCGTCCCGCAAGCGGCGCATTGCTGCCGGTTGCGGAATGAAGGTGGAGGACGTCAACCGTCTGCTGAAGCAGTTTGAGCAGATGCAGAAGATGATGAAGCAAGTCAAGGGAATGAAGAAAAAGAAGAGGTTCCCCGGAATGCCGGGAATGCCCGGGCCGGGCAGTATGCCGTTTTAA
- the ylxM gene encoding YlxM family DNA-binding protein codes for MAKNLEISLLLDFYGDMLTDKQRCVIEYYYNDDLSLAEIADNEGITRQGVRDSIKRAESQLLEMEERLGLARRFREMREGLEQIRDAAERIRIYNSQSIFSQDVQQDVVLIEETARQLCEE; via the coding sequence ATGGCAAAAAATCTGGAAATATCTCTTCTGCTGGATTTTTACGGCGATATGCTCACCGACAAGCAACGCTGTGTGATCGAGTATTATTATAATGATGATTTGTCCCTTGCGGAAATCGCCGATAACGAGGGCATTACCCGGCAGGGGGTGCGCGATTCGATCAAGCGGGCGGAATCCCAGCTTTTAGAAATGGAAGAACGCCTTGGCCTTGCGCGGCGCTTTCGCGAAATGCGCGAGGGGCTCGAGCAAATCCGCGACGCGGCCGAGCGAATCCGCATTTATAACTCGCAATCCATCTTTTCACAGGATGTGCAGCAGGACGTGGTTTTGATTGAAGAAACCGCCAGGCAGTTGTGTGAAGAGTAG
- a CDS encoding endonuclease MutS2: MQKYNVQRHSAAVELDKILKLLAEQTASEDASEQALALEPAASTDEVRRRLQETDDAFVLMAKFGSPSFSGLKNVANPLRRAQAGGVLSLVNFLRIAGVLRSMRAISDWRRKSEGVKTTLDWRFESVVPNKYLEEKINAVVISEEEVADSASPELASIRRRIRAASSRVREQLDKMIRSVAYQKFLQDPIVTMRGGRYVVPVKAECRGEIPGLVHDTSSSGATVFVEPMGVVEANNEVRVLQSRESAEIERILAELSTEAGGFADLIIESYHAAVGLDLVFAKGQLAYKMKASVPKVNDTGRILLNQARHPLIDPKMVVPMNIELGTTFDTLVITGPNTGGKTVTLKTLGLLTLMAMCGLMLPVADNSEISVFHQVLADIGDEQSIEQSLSTFSAHMTNIIQIIDQADEHSLILLDELGAGTDPVEGAALAMAILEALRGKHARVAATTHYAELKVYALQTAGVENGSCEFDVATLRPTYRLLIGVPGRSNAFAISGRLGLNQEIVDRARELVSGENRRFEDVVQNLEQSRQQLETERLQAREQNAEAQRISREAREYRERLEREAAKEMEQARERAAQLVARTRAQADAMLEELEEMKRQGAKSMTAEQRARMKAGMRDLESASDPVSQKESETYVLPRPLKAGDDVLIFDIDKEGTVIETPAPDDKKVLVQAGIIKTRVPVENLRLLDQKTQNRKARRSGTRNVPKRSDAPVMTEMDVRGEDSIEAVMSVDRAIDSALLSGIHQLTIIHGKGTGVLRTAIQQHLRRHPSVRTYRLGVFGEGESGVTIVELK, encoded by the coding sequence ATGCAAAAATATAATGTTCAGCGGCACAGCGCCGCTGTGGAACTGGATAAAATTTTAAAGCTTCTGGCGGAGCAAACCGCCAGTGAGGATGCTTCAGAGCAGGCGCTTGCGCTTGAGCCCGCCGCTTCCACCGACGAGGTGCGCCGCCGCTTGCAGGAGACAGACGACGCATTCGTCTTAATGGCAAAATTCGGTTCGCCTTCGTTCAGCGGGCTGAAAAACGTCGCGAATCCCCTGCGCCGCGCGCAGGCGGGTGGGGTGCTGAGCCTTGTGAATTTTTTGCGGATTGCGGGAGTGTTGCGCTCCATGCGCGCAATTTCAGACTGGCGCCGCAAAAGCGAGGGCGTGAAAACGACGCTCGACTGGCGGTTTGAATCCGTCGTCCCCAATAAATATCTCGAAGAAAAGATCAACGCGGTTGTGATTTCAGAGGAAGAAGTAGCCGATAGCGCTTCTCCGGAGCTTGCCTCCATCCGTCGCCGTATCCGTGCGGCATCCTCCCGCGTGCGCGAGCAGCTCGATAAAATGATCCGTTCGGTGGCATACCAGAAATTCCTGCAGGACCCCATCGTGACAATGCGCGGCGGGCGCTACGTTGTTCCGGTCAAGGCAGAGTGCCGCGGTGAAATTCCCGGCTTGGTACACGACACCTCCTCCAGCGGCGCAACTGTATTTGTGGAGCCGATGGGCGTGGTGGAGGCTAACAACGAAGTCCGGGTGCTTCAGTCGCGCGAAAGCGCCGAAATCGAGCGAATTCTGGCGGAGCTCTCCACAGAGGCGGGAGGCTTTGCAGACCTCATTATTGAAAGCTACCATGCGGCGGTAGGGCTTGATCTGGTGTTCGCCAAGGGGCAGCTCGCTTATAAAATGAAGGCCAGCGTGCCGAAGGTGAACGATACGGGCAGAATCCTGCTGAATCAGGCGCGGCACCCTCTGATCGACCCCAAGATGGTTGTGCCGATGAACATAGAATTGGGCACTACGTTCGATACGCTTGTGATCACTGGCCCGAACACAGGCGGTAAGACGGTTACACTGAAAACGCTAGGCCTTTTAACGCTCATGGCCATGTGTGGGCTGATGCTGCCTGTGGCCGACAACAGCGAAATTTCAGTGTTTCATCAGGTGCTGGCCGACATCGGCGACGAACAGAGCATCGAGCAGTCGCTCAGTACATTTTCCGCGCATATGACGAATATCATACAGATCATTGATCAGGCAGACGAGCATAGCCTCATTCTGCTTGATGAGCTTGGCGCCGGCACTGACCCGGTTGAGGGAGCGGCGCTGGCCATGGCGATTCTGGAGGCGCTTCGCGGCAAACATGCGCGGGTTGCCGCCACGACCCACTATGCAGAACTCAAGGTCTACGCGTTGCAAACCGCGGGCGTGGAAAACGGCAGCTGTGAATTTGATGTTGCCACCCTGCGGCCGACGTACCGCCTCTTGATCGGCGTACCGGGGCGCTCAAACGCGTTTGCCATTTCGGGTCGCCTCGGTCTGAATCAAGAGATTGTTGACCGTGCCCGCGAGCTGGTTTCGGGAGAAAACCGCCGGTTTGAAGATGTGGTTCAGAATTTGGAGCAAAGCCGACAGCAGCTCGAGACGGAGCGCTTGCAGGCGCGGGAGCAAAACGCCGAGGCGCAGCGAATCAGCCGTGAGGCGAGGGAATACCGTGAGCGTTTGGAGCGCGAGGCCGCGAAGGAGATGGAGCAGGCTCGCGAAAGAGCGGCGCAACTGGTGGCACGTACCCGCGCACAGGCCGACGCGATGCTCGAAGAGCTGGAGGAAATGAAGCGCCAGGGCGCAAAGAGCATGACTGCCGAGCAGCGGGCCAGAATGAAAGCCGGCATGCGCGACCTAGAGAGTGCCTCCGACCCGGTGAGCCAGAAGGAGTCGGAAACCTACGTTCTGCCCCGTCCGCTCAAAGCCGGCGACGATGTGCTGATTTTTGATATTGACAAAGAAGGCACAGTAATCGAAACTCCGGCACCAGACGACAAAAAAGTGCTAGTGCAGGCTGGTATCATTAAGACAAGGGTTCCCGTAGAGAATCTTCGCCTGCTCGACCAGAAAACTCAGAACCGTAAAGCGCGCCGCAGCGGCACAAGAAACGTGCCGAAACGCTCTGATGCGCCGGTGATGACAGAGATGGATGTGCGCGGCGAGGACTCAATCGAGGCCGTTATGAGCGTAGACCGCGCGATTGATTCGGCCCTGCTGTCCGGTATTCACCAGCTTACCATTATTCACGGCAAGGGTACCGGTGTGCTGCGTACGGCGATACAGCAGCATTTGCGCCGCCATCCCTCTGTGCGAACGTACCGGTTGGGCGTTTTCGGGGAAGGGGAATCCGGCGTAACCATTGTAGAACTCAAGTAA
- a CDS encoding GNAT family N-acetyltransferase: MDQKLIFRRAQQEDLPCLLDLYLGSIELMRLQGIDQWDDVYPNEEVLAQDITNQELYVLEDDDGLAASVVLNDDQEPQYRYVDWQYHTGKIGVIHRLCVDAGHQGQGCGKKIARMAEEYFRENGYSAIRLDAFPGNQPAIRLYRAIGYEHCGRILLRKGVFHCFEKSLAVELQEEQLL, from the coding sequence ATGGATCAAAAGCTGATTTTTCGAAGGGCACAGCAAGAGGACTTGCCCTGCCTTCTGGATTTGTATCTTGGTTCTATCGAGCTGATGCGCCTTCAGGGAATTGACCAGTGGGATGATGTTTACCCGAATGAAGAAGTTCTGGCGCAGGATATTACGAATCAGGAATTGTATGTACTGGAGGATGACGACGGGCTGGCGGCCTCCGTTGTTTTAAATGATGATCAGGAGCCGCAGTACCGTTATGTGGATTGGCAGTATCATACCGGAAAAATCGGGGTGATTCACCGCCTTTGCGTTGATGCTGGGCATCAGGGCCAGGGCTGCGGGAAAAAGATTGCACGAATGGCGGAGGAGTATTTTCGCGAAAACGGATATTCGGCTATCCGGCTGGATGCATTCCCGGGGAATCAGCCGGCCATCCGGCTGTACCGGGCGATTGGCTACGAGCATTGCGGCAGAATCCTGCTGCGCAAGGGCGTGTTTCACTGCTTTGAAAAATCTTTGGCAGTGGAACTACAGGAGGAACAACTGCTTTAA
- the recO gene encoding DNA repair protein RecO yields MQINTEGLVLMEKSVGESDRLVTVLTRDEGVIRAFAQQAKRLQNRKLSSTQLLSYSRLSVYKGRDKYIINDAWPIESFFDLRLDMERLSLAQYFCELAVVLAPEETEAGDFLRLMLNSLHFLAKGLRPGLQMKAVVEMRMLALAGYMPNLVCCRDCGCYEADVMFFLPHSGVIVCGDCFSPAALQGEPAIPLPRGVMTALRHTIYADFDKLFSFRLSDDGLRLLADASEQYLLSTVQRRFATLDFYHQMARP; encoded by the coding sequence ATGCAAATCAATACCGAGGGCTTAGTCCTTATGGAGAAGAGCGTGGGTGAAAGTGACCGGCTCGTTACGGTTTTAACCCGTGACGAGGGAGTCATCCGCGCGTTTGCACAGCAGGCGAAGCGCCTGCAGAACCGAAAATTGTCCTCCACTCAATTACTCAGTTATTCCCGCCTTTCTGTTTATAAGGGGCGGGATAAGTACATAATTAACGACGCTTGGCCGATCGAATCCTTTTTTGATCTGCGCCTGGATATGGAAAGGCTGTCCCTTGCCCAATATTTTTGCGAGTTGGCCGTCGTACTGGCTCCCGAAGAAACAGAGGCGGGGGATTTTTTGCGTTTAATGCTCAATTCGCTGCATTTTCTGGCAAAAGGGCTGCGGCCCGGCCTGCAAATGAAGGCTGTGGTGGAAATGCGCATGCTGGCGCTGGCCGGGTACATGCCGAATCTGGTCTGTTGCCGCGACTGCGGCTGCTATGAGGCGGATGTGATGTTTTTTCTGCCCCACAGCGGGGTGATCGTGTGCGGGGACTGCTTTTCACCCGCGGCGCTGCAGGGAGAACCGGCCATTCCGCTTCCGCGCGGCGTAATGACGGCGCTGCGCCACACGATCTATGCAGATTTTGACAAGCTGTTTTCGTTTCGCCTGTCGGATGACGGCCTGCGCCTGTTGGCGGATGCCTCTGAGCAATATCTGCTGAGTACCGTACAGCGGCGCTTTGCCACACTTGATTTTTATCATCAAATGGCCCGGCCTTAG
- a CDS encoding YqzL family protein: MDRELAWNVFQQTGSVEAYLHYARLTQAINQQTLDRQPEEDEYANQYRGLSPYGEERG, translated from the coding sequence GTGGACAGAGAACTGGCTTGGAATGTTTTTCAGCAGACCGGCAGTGTGGAGGCTTATTTGCACTATGCAAGGCTAACACAGGCCATAAATCAGCAGACCTTAGACCGGCAGCCCGAGGAGGATGAGTATGCAAATCAATACCGAGGGCTTAGTCCTTATGGAGAAGAGCGTGGGTGA
- the era gene encoding GTPase Era, giving the protein MSELNQMQETAGKTAFIAIVGRPNVGKSSILNRLLGQKVAIVSSKPQTTRTRIMGVLTEGDTQLVFLDTPGLHKPRTRLGDYMVKSVTESVAGVDACLLVAEAGTHISPADHELIEKFSSMGLPAILAINKIDTLGDKSPLMAQIGAFAQKFGFEAVVPVSAKDGNGMELLKQELMKLAQPGGHFFADDTLTDQPERVLAAEMVREKILRLTDKEIPHGIAVAVERMKEREDGSGITDVQAVIYCERDTHKGILIGKNGSMLKKIGTYAREDMERFFDCKINLQLWVKVKEDWRNRENLLRSLGYDSNSFQ; this is encoded by the coding sequence TTGTCGGAATTGAATCAAATGCAGGAAACTGCCGGAAAAACCGCGTTTATCGCCATTGTGGGACGCCCCAATGTTGGGAAATCATCTATTTTGAACCGCTTGCTGGGTCAGAAGGTTGCGATCGTCAGCAGCAAACCGCAGACCACCCGTACCCGCATTATGGGAGTGTTGACCGAGGGGGATACCCAGCTGGTGTTTTTGGACACGCCCGGTCTGCACAAGCCGCGTACGCGGCTGGGGGATTATATGGTCAAATCCGTTACGGAATCCGTGGCGGGTGTAGACGCCTGCCTCCTCGTTGCAGAAGCGGGTACCCACATCAGCCCTGCGGATCACGAGCTGATAGAAAAATTCAGTTCGATGGGCCTGCCTGCGATTCTCGCGATTAATAAAATTGACACGCTGGGGGATAAATCTCCGCTGATGGCGCAGATCGGCGCGTTCGCGCAGAAATTCGGGTTTGAGGCAGTGGTTCCTGTATCCGCTAAGGACGGCAACGGAATGGAGCTGCTGAAACAGGAGCTGATGAAACTGGCGCAGCCCGGCGGGCATTTCTTTGCGGACGATACCCTTACCGACCAGCCGGAGCGCGTTCTAGCGGCCGAGATGGTGCGTGAGAAAATTCTTCGCCTGACGGATAAAGAGATTCCCCATGGGATCGCCGTGGCGGTAGAGAGAATGAAGGAGCGCGAGGACGGCAGCGGTATTACCGATGTTCAGGCGGTGATTTACTGCGAGCGCGACACGCACAAAGGCATTCTGATCGGCAAGAACGGTTCCATGCTGAAAAAGATTGGTACGTACGCCCGCGAGGACATGGAACGGTTTTTCGACTGCAAGATCAACCTCCAGCTTTGGGTCAAGGTAAAGGAGGATTGGCGCAACCGCGAGAACCTGCTGCGCTCCTTAGGATACGATTCAAATTCCTTCCAGTAG
- a CDS encoding diacylglycerol kinase family protein codes for MKSKRKKRFLKSLKYAFRGVIYCINNERNMRIHTVAALYVFAFSFFFDLTRTQYALLLITFAMVMGAELFNTVAEEISDMLASSFHPVVRIIKDLAAGAVLVFAGFAVGVGLCLFWRPVVLLSIARLFLYHPLYLFALTLATAACAVYILLGPVGIRDYLHRNYNKK; via the coding sequence ATGAAGAGTAAACGAAAAAAGCGCTTTCTGAAAAGCCTAAAATATGCTTTTCGGGGCGTGATATACTGCATCAATAACGAGCGGAACATGCGGATCCATACAGTGGCGGCGTTGTATGTGTTCGCTTTTTCGTTCTTTTTTGACTTGACCCGCACGCAGTATGCGCTGCTGCTTATCACCTTTGCTATGGTAATGGGTGCGGAGCTGTTCAATACGGTGGCCGAGGAAATATCAGATATGCTGGCTTCAAGCTTTCACCCCGTCGTGCGTATTATCAAAGACCTGGCGGCGGGTGCGGTGCTGGTGTTTGCCGGTTTTGCCGTTGGTGTTGGTCTGTGTCTGTTCTGGCGGCCGGTTGTGCTGCTTTCCATTGCACGGCTGTTTTTGTATCATCCTCTGTATCTGTTTGCGCTTACGCTGGCTACGGCTGCTTGTGCGGTGTATATTCTGCTGGGGCCGGTCGGCATCCGCGATTATCTTCACCGCAATTATAATAAAAAATAA
- the ybeY gene encoding rRNA maturation RNase YbeY, translating to MEKIRVIIDNKQKEVKIPTGLRMLIRRCCNAVLRLEQFPYPAEISVTFVNNEQIRELNGQYRDKDVPTDVLSFPMGEDGQYDENHDTGAKILGDIVLSMEKAVEQADRYGHSLEREVGYLCAHSMLHLLGYDHEQGGMDRVRMREKEEQVMTQLGLPSTSSYVLDEDEE from the coding sequence ATGGAAAAAATCAGAGTGATCATTGATAATAAACAAAAGGAAGTAAAAATTCCCACTGGACTGCGGATGCTGATTCGCCGCTGCTGCAACGCGGTTCTGCGCCTGGAACAGTTCCCCTATCCGGCGGAAATCAGCGTGACCTTTGTCAATAACGAGCAGATTCGCGAGCTGAACGGCCAGTACCGTGATAAGGATGTTCCCACGGATGTGCTGAGCTTCCCGATGGGCGAAGACGGGCAGTACGATGAAAATCACGATACCGGAGCAAAAATTCTGGGCGACATTGTTCTTTCTATGGAAAAAGCGGTGGAGCAGGCCGACCGTTACGGCCACAGCCTGGAGCGCGAGGTGGGGTATCTCTGCGCTCATTCCATGCTGCATCTGCTGGGTTACGACCACGAGCAGGGCGGGATGGACCGCGTTCGCATGCGCGAAAAAGAGGAGCAGGTAATGACACAGCTGGGGCTCCCGAGTACCAGCAGCTACGTTTTGGATGAGGATGAAGAGTAA